Genomic segment of Pararhodobacter zhoushanensis:
GACGCAACAATTGCGCCGATGCCGATCGTCACCTCGGGCTTGATGATCGCGCCGTGACCGATCCAGCAATCATGCCCCAGCACGCAGCGCCGCGCCGCGCGCCGCTGAAAGAACGCCTCGTCTTCGGTGGTATCGTCCCAATAGCAGGCAGAGCGATAGAGGAAGTGATGCTGCGCCGCGTTCTGCAGCGGGTGATCGGTGGGGCCGATCCGGGTGAAGGCGGCGATATTGGCAAACTTGCCGACGGTGCAATTGGCGATATCGGCATAGCGGTCACAATAGGCATAATCGCCAAACGCGCTGTTGGTGACGCGGCTGCCGCGCCCGACCTCGCAATAGGCCCCAAAACTTGCATTGCTGATTTCGCAGTCAGGATGGAGGAACGGTTCGGTGGCCGACAATCTGGGCATGGGGTGACTCGATACGAGAGGGGTTAACGACCGCTGCCGTCGCCTTTGATCAACCGGCGGCGCAGCCAGCCCGACAGGGCGTCCATGGCAAACACCATCAGCACGATCAGGATGATGTAATAGGTCACCTTCTCCCAATCCGCCGTGGTCTGGATCGCTTGCGTCAACAAAAGACCGATGCCCCCGCCGACGATGGCCCCGATGATGGTGGCTGAGCGGGTGTTGGATTCGAACATATAGAGCACCTGGCTCAGCAGCACGGGCAACACCTGCGGGATCACGCCGAAACGATAGCGCTGGACGACATCGGCACCGGTCGAGCGGATACCCTCGATCTGCTTGTCATCCACGTTTTCAAGCGCTTCCGAGAAGAGCTTGCCGAAACTGCCGGTATCCGTGGTCAGGATTGCCAGCGCGCCGGTCATCGGTCCGGGGCCAAAGGCGCGCGACAGGATGATGGTGAAGATCAGACCGTCAACGCCGCGCACAAAGTCGAAGATCCGGCGCATGACGAAGCGGATGGCACGCGAGGGCGCGAAATTGCCCGCTGCCAGAAAGGCCAGCGGCAGTGCGATCATGGCCGCGCCAAACGTCCCGAGGAAGGCCATCAGGATCGTCTCGCCCAGCGCCCAGACCACGTCGCCATGCCGCCAGATGGTGTTGTTCCAGATGTTCGACACCATCAGCGAGACGTTGCTCTGCGCGGGATCAAGACGCTCTCCGACCAAGACGGTCGAGGCAACCTGAGCCCAGCTCATCCCCCAGTACGGGCTGGCGAGGTCGAAGAAGAACAGCTCCCAGCCCGGAAAATAGCGCAGGGTTTCGGTGCGCGAGCG
This window contains:
- a CDS encoding LbetaH domain-containing protein; amino-acid sequence: MPRLSATEPFLHPDCEISNASFGAYCEVGRGSRVTNSAFGDYAYCDRYADIANCTVGKFANIAAFTRIGPTDHPLQNAAQHHFLYRSACYWDDTTEDEAFFQRRAARRCVLGHDCWIGHGAIIKPEVTIGIGAIVASGAVVTRDVAPFMIVAGVSASPLRARFAQPVIDRLLELAWWDWPHEALRTALSDFRSLPAEAFLEKHGG
- the phnE gene encoding phosphonate ABC transporter, permease protein PhnE, whose amino-acid sequence is MAATAAMQSDLLARFRGKRIRSFALPALILVYLTYVFFAFDLPGLASRARLDNAAILMSDAVAHKVHVTRDNRSGEMSVSIEGSRRMTFAANQRPDWVQVDGDIVQIDLPQGHSVTYDGPVVSYDYPGYGVIRITSDNGIHLDLPTPEVPDFINASSTRVAITTPAGRLSVTRSRTETLRYFPGWELFFFDLASPYWGMSWAQVASTVLVGERLDPAQSNVSLMVSNIWNNTIWRHGDVVWALGETILMAFLGTFGAAMIALPLAFLAAGNFAPSRAIRFVMRRIFDFVRGVDGLIFTIILSRAFGPGPMTGALAILTTDTGSFGKLFSEALENVDDKQIEGIRSTGADVVQRYRFGVIPQVLPVLLSQVLYMFESNTRSATIIGAIVGGGIGLLLTQAIQTTADWEKVTYYIILIVLMVFAMDALSGWLRRRLIKGDGSGR